GCAGGGCGTCACGGCGACGCGCCCGGCAGAGCGATCCGAGCCTGTGCGAGAGGTTTCCTTCCAAGTAGAAGCGGAGCTCGATCGGCGGTTCGCTCATCCATGCGGACTGGGTGCGAGGCTGGCGCCGCGGCCGAAGCGGGCCAGCACCTCATGCTCGAACAGCGCCTCGCCGGTCAGCGTCGCCGGCGTCGCGGTCGCCAGGATCACCGACGCCTCGACGAAGTCCTCTTTCGGGTCGGCGTTCTGCGGCTCGTTGCCGCCGCGGCCGAAGCGGGCGCCGGGCGTGTCGATCACGCCGCGCGGCTTCAGCGCGTTGACGGCGATGCCGGCATCGGCCAGCTCGTTGGCGAAGGCCTTGGTCATCCACTCCAGCGCAATTTTCGTGACGCCGTAGTGGCCGGAGAGCCCTTCCCGGTTCGCGGCGGCCGAGCTGATGTTGATCACGGCGCCGCCGCCCTGCTGCTGCATCTGCTCCTGCACGGCGCGCGTACACCAGAACGGCCCGTTGACGTTGATGCGCAGCTCCAGCTCGAAGTGCCGCGGCTGGATCGTCGCGATGCGACCGGCGGGCTGGATGCCCGCGTTGTTCACCAGTACGTCGATGCGGCCGAAGCGCGCCAGCGTCGCCGCGACCATGGACTCGATCGACTCCGGATCGGCCACGTTGCAGCGCACGGGCAGCGCCACTCCGCCGGCTTGCTCAATCTCCTGCGCCGTCTCGTAGATCGTGCCGGTCAGGATCGCGTGCGTCGCCTGCTCGGTGCGGGCCGCGACGACAACACAGGCGCCCTCCGCCGCCATGCCCAGCGCCATGTACTTGCCGAGCCCGCGGCTCGCGCCGGTGACGATGATGACTTTGTCCTGCAAGCGGTTCGCCATCTCGGCTCGCTCCTCTACCGCGGAATGATGGGCAGCAGCAGGTGTGAGGGGTGCGCGGCGTCG
Above is a window of Dehalococcoidia bacterium DNA encoding:
- a CDS encoding SDR family NAD(P)-dependent oxidoreductase; the encoded protein is MANRLQDKVIIVTGASRGLGKYMALGMAAEGACVVVAARTEQATHAILTGTIYETAQEIEQAGGVALPVRCNVADPESIESMVAATLARFGRIDVLVNNAGIQPAGRIATIQPRHFELELRINVNGPFWCTRAVQEQMQQQGGGAVINISSAAANREGLSGHYGVTKIALEWMTKAFANELADAGIAVNALKPRGVIDTPGARFGRGGNEPQNADPKEDFVEASVILATATPATLTGEALFEHEVLARFGRGASLAPSPHG